The Candidatus Bathyarchaeia archaeon genomic sequence TGGAACAAGAATCAGCCTGAAGAACTGAAAGACAATGGAGAACTCGTCGTGGCCGACCGTGGCGGATTCATCTATGAACCCAAGATCGGCATTCATGATCACGTTGGAGAGCTGGACTTTGCCAGTCTCTATCCGACACTCATGACCAAGATGAATCTCAGCGGTGAAACAGTCAACTGTACTTGTTGCCCAGACTCTGCCAATCGTGTTCCAGAGCTTGAATTCAACATCTGCGAGCGATCGGCTGGCATCGTTCCTCTCAGCCTGAAAATTCTCCTTGACAAAAGATCCCGGTACAAGGTTGCAAAGAAAACTGCCCAGGACGAGGAGATGAAGACGCTCTATGAACGGCGGCAAGCCGCGTTGAAGTGGATCCTAGTTTGTTCATTCGGGTATCTTGGTTTCAAGAATGCCCGTTTTGGAAAGATTGATGCTCACATAGCGACCTGCGCGTTCAGCAGACAGATTCTAGGACAGGCTGCCGCTCTGGCTGAGGCTCGTGGCTTCAAACTTGTTCACGGAATAGTCGATTCTTTCTGGCTGAAAAAACCAGAAGCGACGAGAGAAGAGTACGAGGACCTCTGCAGCACCATCCGCAAAGAACTTTGTCTGCCTATCTCTTTCGAGGGAACTTACAGGTGGATTGTTTTTCTCAGTTCAAAGACAGACTCGAAGGTTGGAGTGCTAAACAGGTACTATGGCATTTTCGAGGATGGAAAACCCAAAGTTCGCGGAATAGACCTCCGGAGGCATGATACTCCAGATATCGTTAGAAAATGCCAGACCGCGATGCTCAATATCCTGACAAAAGCTCAGAATTCGAACGAGTTCAGACTTCTCATCCCACAGGCGCTCAAGATCCTGGAAAATTTCGTGGTCATGCTGCGGGAGGGCAGTGTTCCGCTAGAGAATCTTGTCATTGTTAGAAATTTGAGCAAGAATCCGGACGAGTACACTCACCAGGTTCCTCAGGCAATAGCCGCGAGACAGCTTGTTGCCCAAGGCGGTTCAGTGCATGCTGGACAACAGGTCAGCTACATCCTAACCCAGGACCATACCCGCACGGCGGTACCACCTGAGATTGCTAATGAAGGCACAGTCTATGATTCGGAGCGGTATGTGGATCTGCTTTGCTCGTCGGTAGCGAACCTCCTCCTACCTCTAGGGTATGATGCGAAGTATCTTCGATCAATGTTCAAAGGAACTGGGATGAAACAATCGCCAGCCCGTAAAGACAATTCCATGGGGGGTAGTTCCTGCTGAAATCGCCCATTTTCAGCCCTGATCACGATTCTAAGCCCACGATTTCCATCATGCCATTTTCCACGCTGATCCCTAGGGGATCACACAGGGATT encodes the following:
- a CDS encoding DNA polymerase domain-containing protein, with product MTHSGWILDLYHRPGQMVIWLKKTDGSCVRLTDPWKPKIHIGGSFRDLLDLACRPGLEDATVIEMYEKAGDRERSRVLEVEVDGDQEALGLAKKLEQYGRYSKFRFYDVDVPSPQMYLYRKNLFPLAFVEAEETSRGISWTLKDSRESIDYELPLLRQIDLEINTEKTRKIRSFNDKLASVHFTRDEEEILAIDSGDETDKILGLVEAFSAEDPDVVVTSGGDSFIFPYLARRAQELGILDQLILGRDISPLRVYEVQGHSYFSYGKILYRETAARLLGRLHVDQKNAYVSADCGLEGLFEVSRTCIMPIQRASRATIGTNMTSLQLYHAVKRDVLIPWNKNQPEELKDNGELVVADRGGFIYEPKIGIHDHVGELDFASLYPTLMTKMNLSGETVNCTCCPDSANRVPELEFNICERSAGIVPLSLKILLDKRSRYKVAKKTAQDEEMKTLYERRQAALKWILVCSFGYLGFKNARFGKIDAHIATCAFSRQILGQAAALAEARGFKLVHGIVDSFWLKKPEATREEYEDLCSTIRKELCLPISFEGTYRWIVFLSSKTDSKVGVLNRYYGIFEDGKPKVRGIDLRRHDTPDIVRKCQTAMLNILTKAQNSNEFRLLIPQALKILENFVVMLREGSVPLENLVIVRNLSKNPDEYTHQVPQAIAARQLVAQGGSVHAGQQVSYILTQDHTRTAVPPEIANEGTVYDSERYVDLLCSSVANLLLPLGYDAKYLRSMFKGTGMKQSPARKDNSMGGSSC